Proteins from one Streptomyces sp. NBC_00289 genomic window:
- a CDS encoding LLM class F420-dependent oxidoreductase, which produces MKTPFVYGIQLPVQSQSTIYAEPWEADAGPGDLVEIARTADRAGFDYIAACDHVAIPRRLAPAMSTVWYDPVATLAHLAAVTRRVRLLSHVAVVGLRHPLLTAKQYATLDHLSGGRLILGVGAGHVREEFEVLGVDFERRGPVLDETMDALRAALGPEEFPEHHGKLHDFEDLGQRPRPAQTRVPLWVGGSSPAAVRRAALKGDGWLPQGDPRDRLPAQIERIRRLREEAGAEEPFTVGAITEPLYVGVPGWDVGRRTLSGPPEALAESLRAYRAMGVDQIQVRFRSRSRGELTDQMASFGADTAPHL; this is translated from the coding sequence GTGAAGACCCCGTTCGTGTACGGCATCCAGCTCCCCGTCCAGTCGCAGAGCACGATCTACGCCGAACCCTGGGAGGCCGACGCCGGTCCCGGCGACCTCGTGGAGATCGCCCGCACCGCCGACCGCGCCGGCTTCGACTACATCGCCGCCTGCGACCACGTGGCGATACCGCGGCGGCTGGCGCCCGCGATGAGCACGGTCTGGTACGACCCCGTCGCCACCCTCGCCCACCTGGCCGCGGTCACCCGACGCGTCCGGCTGCTCAGCCATGTCGCCGTCGTGGGCCTGCGCCACCCGCTGCTCACCGCCAAGCAGTACGCCACCCTCGACCACCTGTCGGGCGGCCGCCTGATCCTCGGCGTCGGGGCCGGGCACGTACGGGAGGAGTTCGAGGTGCTGGGGGTGGACTTCGAGCGCCGCGGACCCGTCCTCGACGAGACCATGGACGCCCTGCGGGCCGCCCTCGGCCCCGAGGAGTTCCCCGAGCACCACGGCAAGCTCCACGACTTCGAGGACCTCGGTCAACGGCCCCGGCCCGCTCAGACCCGCGTCCCCCTCTGGGTCGGCGGGTCCTCGCCCGCCGCCGTCCGCCGGGCCGCGCTCAAGGGTGACGGCTGGCTGCCGCAGGGCGACCCGCGCGACCGGCTGCCGGCACAGATCGAGCGGATCCGACGGCTGCGCGAAGAGGCCGGCGCCGAGGAGCCGTTCACCGTCGGCGCCATCACCGAGCCCCTGTACGTGGGGGTTCCCGGGTGGGATGTCGGCCGCCGCACCCTCAGCGGGCCGCCGGAGGCGCTCGCCGAGTCCCTGCGCGCCTACCGCGCGATGGGAGTGGACCAGATCCAGGTCCGCTTCCGCAGCCGGAGCCGCGGCGAACTCACCGACCAGATGGCGTCCTTCGGCGCCGACACAGCTCCTCACCTCTAG
- a CDS encoding SDR family NAD(P)-dependent oxidoreductase — MGKLDGRVVIVTGAARGQGEQEARLFREEGARVVVADVLDDQGEDLAKELDARYVHLDVGREADWTAAVAATKEAYGKVDGLVNNAGILRFNALLDTPLEEFMQVVQVNQVGCFLGIKTVAPHIAAAGGGTIVNTASYTAVTGMAAVGTYAATKHAILGLTRVAALELAGRHIRVNAMCPGAIDTPMSNPSRLDPSADVEEMAEALDGLYRKLVPLGRIGQPREVARLALFLSCEDSSYITGQPFVIDGGWLAGVSLI; from the coding sequence ATGGGCAAGCTGGACGGACGCGTCGTCATCGTCACCGGCGCGGCGCGCGGACAGGGCGAACAGGAGGCGCGCCTGTTCCGGGAGGAAGGCGCCCGGGTCGTCGTCGCGGACGTACTGGACGACCAGGGGGAGGATCTGGCCAAGGAGCTGGACGCCCGCTACGTCCATCTCGACGTCGGCAGGGAGGCGGACTGGACGGCCGCCGTGGCCGCGACCAAGGAGGCGTACGGGAAGGTCGACGGGCTGGTCAACAACGCCGGCATCCTCCGGTTCAACGCCCTGCTCGACACCCCGCTCGAGGAGTTCATGCAGGTCGTGCAGGTGAACCAGGTCGGCTGCTTCCTCGGGATCAAGACCGTCGCCCCGCACATCGCGGCCGCGGGCGGGGGCACGATCGTCAACACCGCCTCGTACACCGCCGTGACCGGCATGGCGGCCGTGGGCACCTACGCGGCGACCAAGCACGCGATCCTCGGCCTCACCCGGGTCGCCGCCCTGGAGCTGGCCGGGCGCCACATCCGGGTCAACGCCATGTGTCCGGGCGCGATCGACACCCCGATGTCCAACCCGTCCCGGCTCGACCCGTCGGCGGACGTCGAGGAGATGGCGGAGGCCCTGGACGGGCTGTACCGCAAGCTCGTGCCGCTCGGCCGGATCGGTCAGCCGCGGGAGGTGGCCCGGCTGGCGCTCTTCCTCAGTTGCGAGGACTCCTCCTACATCACCGGGCAGCCGTTCGTGATCGACGGAGGCTGGCTGGCCGGCGTCAGCCTCATCTGA
- a CDS encoding LLM class flavin-dependent oxidoreductase: MEFGLFVQGYVGKRAETDPLAEHKALMEETEYVIQADKSGFKYAWASEHHFLEEYSHLSANDVFLGYLAHATDRIHLGSGIFNPLAQVNHPVKVAEKVAMLDHLTENRFEFGSGRGAGSHEILGFLPGITDMNHTKEIWEETIAEFPKMWLQDEYVGFQGKHWQLPPRKILPKPYGKSHPAMWYAAGSPPSYEMAARKGLGVLGFSIQKVSDMEWVLEKYKTAVVNAEPVGDFVNDNVMVTTTAICAPTHDEAIRIAVSGGLHYLPSLVFRYHDTFPRPEGFPVWPETLPEYTPEFVELLVEEELLICGDPDEVLTQCKRWEQAGADQLSFGLPVGVPKEETLRTIRLIGEHVIPKIDTDPVHRTTRFRQAG; encoded by the coding sequence TTGGAATTCGGGCTCTTTGTACAGGGATACGTGGGCAAGCGCGCCGAGACCGATCCGCTCGCCGAGCACAAGGCGCTGATGGAGGAGACCGAGTACGTCATCCAGGCGGACAAATCCGGCTTCAAGTACGCCTGGGCGTCCGAGCACCACTTCCTGGAGGAGTACTCGCACCTCTCCGCCAACGACGTCTTCCTCGGCTACCTCGCCCACGCGACCGACCGCATCCACCTCGGCTCGGGAATCTTCAACCCCCTCGCCCAGGTCAACCACCCGGTCAAGGTCGCCGAGAAGGTCGCCATGCTCGACCACCTCACCGAGAACCGCTTCGAGTTCGGCAGCGGACGCGGGGCGGGAAGCCACGAGATCCTCGGCTTCCTCCCCGGCATCACCGACATGAACCACACCAAGGAGATCTGGGAAGAGACCATCGCCGAGTTCCCCAAGATGTGGCTCCAGGACGAGTACGTCGGCTTCCAGGGCAAGCACTGGCAGCTCCCGCCGCGCAAGATCCTGCCGAAGCCGTACGGGAAGTCGCACCCCGCCATGTGGTACGCCGCCGGGTCGCCGCCCTCGTACGAAATGGCCGCCCGCAAGGGGCTCGGCGTCCTCGGCTTCAGCATCCAGAAGGTCTCCGACATGGAGTGGGTGCTCGAGAAGTACAAGACGGCCGTCGTGAACGCCGAACCCGTCGGGGACTTCGTCAACGACAACGTGATGGTGACGACGACCGCCATCTGCGCCCCGACACACGACGAGGCGATCCGGATCGCGGTGAGCGGCGGGCTGCACTACCTCCCCTCCCTCGTCTTCCGCTACCACGACACCTTCCCGCGCCCCGAGGGCTTCCCGGTCTGGCCGGAGACGCTCCCCGAGTACACCCCCGAGTTCGTCGAACTCCTCGTCGAGGAGGAGCTGCTGATCTGCGGCGACCCCGACGAGGTCCTCACTCAGTGCAAGCGGTGGGAGCAGGCGGGCGCCGACCAGCTCAGCTTCGGGCTGCCGGTCGGGGTGCCCAAGGAGGAGACGCTGCGGACGATCCGGCTGATCGGGGAGCACGTGATTCCGAAGATCGACACGGATCCCGTACACCGGACGACACGGTTCCGGCAGGCCGGTTGA
- a CDS encoding amidohydrolase family protein has protein sequence MLDHVIKGATVVDGTGAPASTADVGIRDGRIAVIGAVTEESRTTEDATGLVLAPGFVDPHTHYDAQLFWDPYATPSLNHGVTTVAAGNCGFTLAPLHPERPEDADYTRRMLSKVEGMSLVALEEGAPWNWHGFGEYLDALEGRIAVNAGFMVGHCALRRYVMGPDAVGGQPSEEQLAAMLRLFHEAMDAGAWGLSTTQSSTHSDGDGRPVASRHARPAELLALAKAVGEHEGTQIEAIVAGCLDQFSDAEIDLFVEMSAAAGRPLNWNVLTIDASVPERVPRQLLASEQARKAGGRVVALTMPILTPMNMSLGTFCALNLIPGWGPVLGLPVPERIGRLRDADVRAELLERAHSKEAGVFRRLANFGRYVIGDTYSGANRGLRGRVVKDIAAERGLDPFHCLVEICAADDLRTVLWPMPTDNDPASWALRAETWQHEDVLLGGSDAGAHLDRMCGAPYTTRFLGDCLRGRKLVGLEQAVKMLTDDPARLFGLRERGRLREGFHADLVLFDPRRIDAATATLVHDLPGDSPRLDSKAIGIRAVWVNGVETIRDDVVTGSVPGRVLRSGRDTGTVATR, from the coding sequence ATGCTCGATCACGTCATCAAAGGGGCGACCGTCGTCGACGGGACCGGCGCCCCGGCATCCACCGCGGATGTGGGAATCCGGGACGGCCGTATCGCCGTGATCGGCGCGGTCACCGAAGAGTCCCGGACGACGGAGGACGCGACCGGACTCGTCCTCGCCCCCGGCTTCGTCGATCCGCACACCCACTACGACGCCCAGCTCTTCTGGGACCCCTACGCCACCCCGTCCCTCAACCACGGGGTGACCACCGTCGCGGCCGGCAACTGCGGCTTCACCCTCGCGCCGCTCCACCCGGAGCGCCCCGAGGACGCCGACTACACCCGCCGCATGCTCTCCAAGGTGGAGGGCATGTCGCTGGTCGCCCTGGAGGAGGGCGCCCCCTGGAACTGGCACGGCTTCGGGGAGTACCTGGACGCGCTGGAGGGGCGGATCGCCGTCAACGCGGGCTTCATGGTCGGGCACTGCGCGCTGCGGCGGTACGTGATGGGCCCGGACGCGGTGGGCGGACAGCCGAGCGAGGAGCAACTGGCCGCCATGCTGCGGCTCTTCCACGAGGCGATGGACGCCGGCGCGTGGGGCCTGTCCACCACCCAGTCCTCCACCCACTCCGACGGTGACGGGAGGCCGGTCGCCTCCCGGCACGCCCGCCCCGCGGAACTGCTGGCCCTCGCCAAGGCCGTCGGGGAACACGAGGGCACCCAGATCGAGGCGATCGTCGCGGGCTGCCTCGACCAGTTCAGCGACGCGGAGATCGACCTGTTCGTGGAGATGAGCGCGGCGGCGGGACGCCCCCTGAACTGGAACGTCCTGACCATCGACGCGTCCGTCCCCGAACGCGTGCCCAGGCAGCTGCTGGCGAGCGAACAGGCCCGGAAGGCGGGCGGCCGGGTGGTGGCGCTCACCATGCCGATCCTCACGCCGATGAACATGTCGCTCGGCACCTTCTGCGCCCTGAACCTGATCCCCGGCTGGGGCCCCGTCCTGGGCCTGCCCGTTCCCGAGCGGATCGGGCGGCTGCGGGACGCGGACGTACGGGCGGAGCTGCTGGAGCGCGCCCACTCCAAGGAGGCGGGCGTCTTCCGGCGGCTGGCGAACTTCGGCCGGTACGTCATCGGTGACACTTACAGCGGGGCGAACCGTGGCCTGCGCGGGCGGGTGGTGAAGGACATCGCCGCCGAACGCGGCCTCGACCCCTTCCACTGCCTGGTCGAGATCTGCGCCGCCGACGACCTGCGTACGGTCCTGTGGCCCATGCCCACCGACAACGACCCCGCGTCCTGGGCGCTGCGGGCCGAGACCTGGCAGCACGAGGACGTCCTGCTCGGCGGCTCCGACGCGGGCGCGCACCTGGACCGCATGTGCGGGGCGCCGTACACCACCCGCTTCCTCGGCGACTGCCTGCGCGGCCGGAAGCTGGTCGGCCTGGAACAGGCCGTGAAGATGCTGACGGACGACCCGGCACGGCTGTTCGGCCTGCGCGAGCGGGGCCGGCTGCGGGAGGGCTTCCATGCCGACCTGGTCCTCTTCGACCCGCGGCGGATCGACGCGGCCACGGCCACCCTGGTGCACGACCTGCCGGGTGACAGCCCGCGACTGGACTCCAAGGCGATCGGCATACGGGCCGTGTGGGTCAACGGCGTCGAGACGATCCGGGACGACGTCGTGACGGGCTCCGTCCCGGGCCGGGTACTGCGCTCGGGGCGGGACACCGGGACGGTGGCGACCAGGTGA
- a CDS encoding aldehyde dehydrogenase family protein codes for MTRERRPIDGDRAADGQGLFLGGSWVEPDGGHYEVVDPATEEIVGRAPEASRDQVHAACAAAREAFGPWSRTSAEERAAVLARAADIIRERLVPYAELARAETGATTGTARAMQVGVAAARFQRYARVEPAEWAITPQITEAGPLGRAGVTGALAVRQPVGVVTCVTSYNNPWANAAGKVAPALAMGNTVVVKPAPQDPLSAYRMAEALEAAGAPPGVVNVVSGRSVEVGEAAVDCDDVDMVSFTGSTAVGQRIAEVCGRGMKRQLMELGGKGAAVVFDDADLRSAVAGIGSTFSFYSGQICTAPTRVLAQRGVYDELVGQLAAYAGRLKIGDPRERDTVVGPVISEAHRDRIESYVELGRKEGASVAGGGERPALDRGFYVTPTLLADCTNDMRVAREEIFGPVVVVIPFDEEEEGITLANDSDYGLIDYVWSGDVARAFRVARRLRAGGVGINTVGRNMEAPFGGFKRSGVGRDVGSYALHAYSEVQSIVWPG; via the coding sequence GTGACCCGGGAACGGCGGCCGATCGACGGCGACCGGGCGGCCGACGGCCAGGGGCTGTTCCTCGGGGGTTCCTGGGTGGAGCCGGACGGCGGCCACTACGAGGTCGTCGACCCGGCGACCGAGGAGATCGTGGGCCGGGCGCCGGAGGCCTCGCGGGATCAGGTGCACGCGGCCTGCGCCGCGGCCCGCGAGGCCTTCGGCCCCTGGTCGCGTACCTCCGCCGAGGAGCGGGCGGCGGTCCTCGCCCGGGCGGCGGACATCATCCGCGAGCGGCTGGTGCCGTACGCCGAGCTGGCCCGGGCGGAGACCGGCGCGACGACCGGGACGGCCCGGGCGATGCAGGTGGGGGTGGCGGCGGCCCGTTTCCAGCGGTACGCGCGCGTGGAGCCCGCGGAGTGGGCGATCACGCCGCAGATCACCGAAGCCGGCCCGCTCGGCCGGGCGGGAGTGACGGGCGCGCTGGCGGTACGGCAGCCCGTCGGGGTCGTCACCTGCGTCACCTCCTACAACAACCCGTGGGCGAACGCGGCCGGAAAGGTCGCCCCGGCGCTCGCCATGGGCAACACCGTGGTGGTGAAACCCGCCCCGCAGGACCCGCTGTCCGCCTACCGCATGGCGGAGGCGCTGGAGGCGGCCGGGGCGCCGCCCGGAGTCGTGAACGTCGTCTCCGGCCGGTCGGTCGAGGTCGGCGAGGCGGCCGTGGACTGCGACGACGTGGACATGGTGAGCTTCACGGGTTCGACGGCGGTCGGGCAGCGCATCGCCGAGGTGTGCGGCCGGGGCATGAAGCGGCAGCTGATGGAACTGGGCGGCAAGGGGGCCGCCGTGGTCTTCGACGACGCGGACCTCCGCTCGGCGGTGGCCGGTATCGGATCGACGTTCTCCTTCTACAGCGGACAGATCTGTACGGCGCCGACGCGCGTGCTGGCGCAACGAGGCGTGTACGACGAACTGGTCGGCCAACTGGCCGCCTACGCCGGCAGGTTGAAAATCGGCGACCCTCGGGAGCGGGACACGGTCGTCGGACCGGTGATCTCGGAAGCGCACCGGGACCGGATCGAGTCGTACGTCGAACTGGGCCGCAAGGAGGGAGCGTCGGTGGCCGGCGGCGGCGAACGCCCTGCCCTGGACCGGGGTTTCTACGTCACGCCAACCCTCCTCGCGGACTGCACCAACGACATGCGCGTGGCCCGGGAGGAGATCTTCGGCCCCGTGGTGGTCGTGATCCCCTTCGACGAGGAGGAGGAGGGCATAACCCTCGCCAACGACAGCGACTACGGCCTGATCGACTACGTCTGGTCCGGCGACGTGGCCCGCGCCTTCCGGGTGGCACGCCGGTTGCGGGCCGGCGGCGTCGGCATCAACACCGTCGGCCGCAACATGGAGGCCCCCTTCGGCGGCTTCAAGAGGAGCGGCGTCGGCCGAGACGTCGGCTCGTACGCGCTGCACGCGTACAGCGAGGTGCAGTCGATCGTCTGGCCGGGCTGA
- a CDS encoding nitroreductase/quinone reductase family protein, with protein MFRDAESKYRAVSALQRTIANPLQRRMPTQTLLETTGRVSGQPRRTPLGGRRIGDSFWLVSEFGERSQYIRNIKADPRVRVRLRGRWLTGTAHLLPDDDAVARLRSLPRMNSAAVRAVGAGLLTVRVDLD; from the coding sequence GTGTTCCGTGACGCCGAGTCCAAGTACCGGGCCGTCTCGGCCCTCCAGCGCACCATCGCCAACCCGTTGCAGCGGCGGATGCCGACGCAGACGCTGCTGGAGACCACCGGCCGCGTGTCGGGGCAGCCCCGGCGTACTCCGCTGGGCGGCCGGCGGATCGGGGACTCCTTCTGGCTGGTCTCCGAGTTCGGCGAGCGCTCGCAGTACATCCGCAACATCAAGGCCGACCCCAGGGTCCGGGTCCGGCTGCGGGGCCGCTGGCTCACCGGCACGGCGCACCTCCTGCCGGACGACGACGCCGTCGCACGACTGCGCAGCCTGCCCCGGATGAACAGCGCGGCGGTACGGGCGGTGGGCGCGGGGCTGCTCACGGTGCGGGTGGATCTCGACTGA
- a CDS encoding endonuclease/exonuclease/phosphatase family protein, whose protein sequence is MRIVSWNLWWRFGPWAERQKAILAVLRELEPDVVGLQEVWAAGGENLAEWLADELGLHCAWAPSDASERWQRRIGDPSVDVGNAVLSRWPVIEQDVLRLPVPEELDDGRLALYARLAAPHHEVPFFTTHLTSAPSASTVRVEQVTALAEFVAAHRGGTAFPPVVTGDFNAWPDSDEVRRFGGYKTAPAAPGQLFLDAWEYADPTAPSATWDPANPYVAVHDPAVRIDYIHVGPPGPGSLGHVRSVRRAGAGPVDGVWPSDHAAVVADLAAEETA, encoded by the coding sequence ATGCGCATCGTGAGCTGGAATCTGTGGTGGCGGTTCGGGCCCTGGGCCGAGCGGCAGAAAGCCATACTCGCCGTACTGCGGGAACTGGAGCCGGACGTGGTCGGCCTCCAGGAGGTGTGGGCGGCCGGCGGCGAGAACCTCGCCGAGTGGCTCGCGGACGAACTCGGCCTGCACTGCGCCTGGGCCCCCTCCGACGCGTCCGAGCGGTGGCAGCGCCGGATCGGGGACCCGTCCGTCGACGTCGGCAACGCGGTGCTGAGCCGCTGGCCGGTCATCGAGCAGGACGTCCTGCGGCTGCCCGTGCCCGAGGAGCTGGACGACGGCCGCCTCGCCCTCTACGCCCGCCTGGCCGCGCCCCACCACGAGGTCCCCTTCTTCACGACCCACCTCACCTCGGCCCCCTCGGCGTCGACCGTGCGCGTCGAACAGGTCACCGCCCTGGCCGAGTTCGTGGCGGCCCACCGGGGCGGCACCGCGTTCCCGCCCGTCGTCACCGGCGACTTCAACGCGTGGCCGGATTCCGACGAGGTCCGCCGCTTCGGTGGCTACAAGACGGCACCGGCCGCCCCCGGCCAACTCTTCCTCGACGCGTGGGAGTACGCCGACCCGACGGCCCCCTCCGCGACGTGGGACCCGGCGAACCCGTACGTCGCCGTCCACGACCCGGCCGTCCGCATCGACTACATCCACGTGGGCCCGCCAGGCCCCGGAAGCCTCGGCCACGTCCGCTCGGTCCGCCGCGCGGGCGCGGGCCCGGTCGACGGCGTATGGCCGTCGGACCACGCGGCGGTGGTCGCGGACCTGGCGGCGGAGGAGACGGCCTAG
- the sigJ gene encoding RNA polymerase sigma factor SigJ, with translation MTTGVEPGDDRREPGLSAIMSERRRLINLGYRLLGSLADAEDVVQETYARWYAMSAQEQRAIESPGAWLTTVAGRICLNLLGSARARRETYVGDWIPEPLPEHTEWITGRSGVGGTDPADRITLDESVTMAFLVVLDAMTPAERVAFVLHDVFRYPFGEVAEIVGRSPAACRQLASSARRRIRTARTPAGPGAGQADIVRRFRTAWEAKDIDALIGLLDPDATATADGGGLAVTHLHPIVGAERIARAYARIARVSGDRRTFLECTVNGLPGLVARQDGTIVTVFAFEIAGDRIRRIWAVRNPEKLRPWRSG, from the coding sequence ATGACCACCGGAGTCGAGCCCGGCGACGATCGGCGCGAACCGGGACTCAGCGCGATCATGAGCGAGCGGCGCCGGCTGATCAACCTCGGCTATCGACTCCTCGGGTCCCTCGCCGACGCCGAGGACGTCGTGCAGGAGACCTACGCCCGCTGGTACGCCATGTCCGCACAGGAGCAGCGGGCCATCGAGTCGCCCGGCGCCTGGCTGACGACGGTCGCCGGCCGCATCTGCCTGAACCTGCTCGGCTCGGCCCGGGCCAGGCGGGAGACGTACGTGGGCGACTGGATCCCGGAACCGCTGCCCGAACACACGGAGTGGATCACCGGGCGCTCCGGTGTCGGCGGGACCGACCCGGCCGATCGGATCACCCTCGACGAGTCGGTGACGATGGCCTTCCTGGTCGTCCTCGACGCGATGACCCCGGCCGAGCGCGTCGCGTTCGTCCTGCACGACGTCTTCCGCTACCCCTTCGGCGAGGTTGCAGAGATCGTCGGCCGCTCTCCGGCGGCGTGCCGCCAACTGGCCTCGTCCGCCCGCCGTCGCATCCGTACGGCGCGGACTCCGGCCGGCCCGGGTGCAGGGCAGGCCGACATCGTCAGGCGGTTCAGAACGGCGTGGGAGGCCAAGGACATCGACGCCCTGATCGGCCTGCTCGACCCCGACGCCACCGCGACCGCCGACGGCGGCGGGCTGGCCGTCACCCATCTGCACCCGATCGTGGGCGCCGAGCGGATCGCGCGGGCCTACGCCAGGATCGCCCGTGTGTCGGGCGATCGCAGGACGTTCCTGGAGTGCACGGTCAACGGCCTGCCCGGCTTGGTGGCGCGACAGGACGGCACCATCGTGACCGTGTTCGCGTTCGAGATCGCGGGCGACCGGATCAGGCGTATCTGGGCGGTGCGAAACCCCGAGAAGCTGCGACCCTGGCGGAGCGGCTGA